The Apium graveolens cultivar Ventura chromosome 3, ASM990537v1, whole genome shotgun sequence sequence CTAAAGTAACCTAAACATTTAATTTCTTGTAATTAATATTATACTTGCTCCATTTCGAAATAACGTGGAGCAGGCACTTGCCTATGCCTTTTACATCGCAAAGAGATCAACTTATTCAATTAAGGGAGGAAGTTCTTAACCTACCTGTGTGGAACATATAATGTTCTGGTAGGAAACGTTCGTGTGCAGATGTAATTTGATCTTGATGTTAAGTTGTAGCTAGTTTTAAATATGGTCACCAACACAATTATAATACTACATATATAATAAAAGTTCATTACTGAGAGGATCATGGAAGAGCTAAAACCAGATATTATAACATTGACTGTATGCCAAAACTGTGTTCCAAAGTTAGGGTTCTTTCTGGGAACAGGAGTATCATATAAGTATGATAAAGCAAAATTCACCTTCCGTAATACAAGCAAACAGGGGATCTTCTAAACAACAATAAACCTCACTTTGCCTAAAATTCCTCCAGTGACTGATCTGTATAACAGCAAAATGTGCCTTCCTCCAATGTATTGAAATATCAAAAACGCAGTTGTCACTTGCTTGATAGACACATTATAAGGTAAAATTCCTTAAGAATTGCCTAATTACATTTCAGGTATACAATCAGGTAACAGTTAAATGTAGGATCACTCCATTTGACTTGTAGAACCCAGTAGAAAAGAGAAAATGCTGGGCATACCACTGTCACCAGGCTCACCAAATGACCATACTTTCTCAAAATTCTGAGTTTCAAAGCTATATGAAGCAATAACTCCAGCCGGCATGACCAACACATACAATCGCTGTAAATCATCGTTAAATGCAACTGGCTGAATTCTTTTTAGAGACCAGCCTGATAGTAAACTGTCCTTCAGCATAACGAATTGCTTGAATTTCCACATCAAATTGTGATCCATGAAATCATTATCGTCGTCATTTACATAAGCCCATATGCAAAACCCCTGATTGTTAGGGGCAGGAGCACAAAAATGCAGCTGTCCCTCTGATTCCCACAGAAGCTGAAAGCAGTGATCAGCATTATTTTTGTTCACACTTTTCGACATTATCAAATCCTCTGGCAATTGAATAAGTTTAAAAAATCCCTTCTCTTCATCATAAATCAGCAAACACAAACTCCATATGCAGTATAATCTCTTCCCACTATAAACACTAGGCCTAAAACATTTACCCCTGACAAAACCTTCTCTGCTAACAAGACGTGAATTCACGATCCTCGCCTCATACTCCCTCCACTTAAAATTTCTCGAATCAAAAACCGTGCATTGTATTGTTCCAACATCACAATCTACCTCATCCAGAAACAAACACATAATCTTGAATTTATCGTAGCACGAACCATCAACTAACAAACTAGTGTAAACCAATCTGTTAACACTATGTGCACTAGGAAGCGCTAAAGCGTGATTAAAATCAGATCTTGCTACATGATACGTCCAAGAAACACTATCACGACTCCCGTAAAGAAGCAAACCATTGCAAGAATCAACAAGAAACGGATAACTATGAGAAAAACACGAATGCAGACTCGCGGTCTGCACAAAAGCCTGATCACGGAGTTGAAGAAACTGTATAACCGAGTTCTTGAGAAACACAACAAGACTAGAGGAGGTTCTCAGAGGCATTAAAACACGGAGAGAAGTGATAGAAGACCTCCAAGTTTTCGAGACTGACTTGAGTTTAGTTCGAGATTTTAAAGGCACACGCACAAGAATCTCTTCCATGAGTTCTTGATTCAAGTCTTGTAATTCTAACATGTTGTTCTCAGACTCTTCCATGTGATGATCATGTATTTTTGTGAATCTTGATTTTCGAGTTCGCTTTATAACTGAATTTTTCTTCCAAGGATAGTGTCGATAAAGCTGACCCATGAGATGATCACTAGGGTTTTTTTATTGTAATTGTGTGTCTCAGCCTTATAATATGATCAAACTGCTTTATATATACAATGTATATTACGCCTACGGTTTGAAACTTGGGGTGCAAGGAACAGTGGTTCAACAAACACGGCTGTTCGAAAGTGACCCAGTTGTGGAGGCTACGCTACAATGTTACTATTAATAACTGATCAAGAGACTAATagtaaatatttaattaaattaatactTCACTTTTAATTAATGAAAAGTATAAATGGTATGTGATTATTTTTTGATGAATTTATAAGATATTTTTTGTTACAAAAAAAACCCAAAAATAAGAGAAATTATCTAAAATACTaacttttttaattttttttgccATTTTACTATCTTTAgatttttttgcaaaaatacgaaATCAACCAAAATCAAACACATATGCAGTTGAATAGAGTTTTTTATTGTATTCGAGGTTGCATCTAATTGCAAAAACTCGTTGAAATTTACATTTAGTTGATTCCAGTTGCAAAAAAccgtatttttgtaaaaaaaattgaaaaatagtAGTTTTGCAAATAAAAagtatttttacaattttttttgcGAAAAATAacagtatttttgcaaaaatgtTTATACACttgggtatttttcaaaaaaaccCAAAATATAATCACTGCTCCTGGTATTTATTTTAAGTTTTGCAATACGTTTATAATGCAACCAAAAAAATTACTGCCATTTAATCACTTATGTTGTTACCTGCACTTTTTGGTCTGATTAATATTTAATCACTTGCTAGCCTATAAGTTATAACCAATGAAATACGGCCTGACTATAGCATTTgtaattttgtaatttttttatcatattaaaataaattataagagataataaataaaatcttatatatatatgcattgttgaaattcatatttttatataaatttactACCTGCACTTTAAATTCTTtagtttataattaaaattttagtGTAAGAAATTAGTAATTTACTTCTTCATTAAAACATGCATATTATTATTGATGCTGCTTATAGAAGTCCGGAATCCTGGAAGTTACAACATCAGATCATCTATCGTTGAACTTGCAGTTAAACAAAAAGGTGCACGTCCCTCGAAGTAAACGGTTTAAGTTCGAAAATGTCTGGATTAAAGAGAAGGATTGTGTGGAGATAATTAAAAAAAGTTGGGAGTACACGGCTGGTAGTGAGTTGGTGGAAAAGGTAAATTATTGTTCTCTTAAATTAGAGGAGTAGGGAGGTGGGGTGAATCAGGAGTACAAGAGGAAGCTTGTGGAATGTAGAATCAAGCTAAGAAAACTCAGGTCACGTCGGGATCAAACTGGTGTCCAATGTTATAATGACGTGAGATGGGAGTACTTAAATTTACTGGAGAAGCAAGAGACGTATTGGAAACAACGTGCGAAGcagttttggttacaagaaggTGATCAAAACACTCGTTTCTTTCACAGATTTGCTTCTTCCAGGAAACGAAATAATTGTCTGCAACGTATCAAAGATGTTAATGGTAATTGGAAGGAGAGCCCAAGTGAAATTCACAAGGTTGTGACTAACTATTTTTCTGAACTGTTTAAACCCTCTAACCGAAATGGCAAGCTGTCCGATAGAGAAGTAGTAGCCCAAATAACAGATGAGGAGAATGATAAGTTGATGGCAGAAATTACTCGAGAAGAGGTAAAAGAAGCAGTATTTTCGATGCACCCTGATAAATCTTCGGGACCGGATGGATTTAACCCGAGATTTTTCCAACATTTTTGGAGTATAGTTGGTGGAGATGTGGTGAAATTTTGTCAGACATACATGAATACTGGAGAGCTCTCTGATGGCATAAATCGAACTATTGTCTGCCTGATACCAAAAGTTTAACAACCACAGATAATGCAAGAACTTCGCCCTATTTCGCTGTGCAATGTATTGGTTAGAATCTTATCGAAAGTTCTAACGAATAGACTAAAACCATGTCTTAGGTCATTGATTTAAGATAGTCAGAGTGCATTTTTAGAGGGTAGATTGTTAACAGATAACGCGTTGATTACGTTTGAAGTTAACCATTATATGAAACGTCTATCTCAAAGAAGAAGTGGAGTGGCTGGACTAAAGATTGATATCTCAAAGGATTACGATAGGTTGGAATGGGGATTTATACGAAATATGTTGAAAAAAATTGGTTTTACGGAGAGCTGGTGTAGTAGAGTAATGGGGTTGATTGAAACAGTATCTTATAGCTTTCTTCAAAATTGTGAGGTGTTTGGAGTGGTTGTACCACAAAGAGGAGTGCGCCAGGGTGATCCGATATCACCATCCATATACATTTTATATGCAGAGGGGCTTAGTTCTATAATTAGGCGTAATGAGGATGTTGGACTGATCCATGGCTATACTATAGCTCGAGGGGCACCACGAATATCCCATCTTTTATTTGCCGATGACTACTACTTTTTCTTTATAGCAGTGCCAGCAGAGGCAATTGTTATGAAAAGGATCCTTGATAGATATGAAAATATTTCTGGACAAATGGTTAATTATTCGAAGTTAGCAGTTACTTTTTCTAAGAATACTCGTGAAGAAAATAGGAGAGAAGTATGTGATCAGTTGGGGGTTCAAGAAACTCGGAATCCAGGTACGTACTTGGGAATGCCTATGTATATAGGTCGAAGGAAGACTGCATTGTTTTCAGGTCTGGTGGATAAAGTTGAGCAAAAAATACACACTTGGCAGAATCAAACCTTGTCCGAAGCAGGAAAGGTAACACTGTTGAAGACGGGTGCCCAGGCAATTCCAAATTTCTGGATGAATATGTTGTTAATTCCTGCTACAGTTTGTGAGGGTTTAGAAAGAAGGATGAATAATTTCTGGTGGGGGAATGGCAGGTCAGTAAAAGGAGTTAAGTGGATGTCTTGGGATAAATTATGTGAGGTAAAGGAAGCAGGTGGTTTGGGGTTTAAAAAGGTAAGAACCTTTAATATCTCTATGTTAGCAAAACAGGCATGGCGACTTGTTACCAATGCAAATCCTTTAGTGATAAGCAAAATGCGTGCAAGGTACTTTCCAAATTCTAATTTTCTGGATGCTAAAATTGGTGCGAATCCGAGCTACGTTTGGCGAAGTATACTAGCAGCACAGGATGCGGTTTGAGCTAGGTGTAGAAAAAGAATAGGAGATGGGGAGAGTACAAGAATATGGCAAGTTCCATGGTTGCCGTGTATAAATGATGGATATCTCACAACTGAAATGCCAAAAGCGTTAAAAGATGCGAATGTTTGCAATTTATTTGATGATAGTCTGTCAGGCTGGGATAAAGATGTTTTAAAGGATATTTGTAATGAAAGGGATAGGGAGTTGATAAAATAGATCCCTGTTCCAAGAAGTGTCAGAGAAGACTCTTGGTTTTGGCTATTAGAAGAGAATGGAGATTTTATAGTGCAAAGTTATTAGAAAAGGCTTCGAGGTGAACAACATTGCCTAGACAGAGTTTTTTGGAAGAAGATTTGGGGTTTAGCACTCCCAGGTAAGGTAAATAATTTTTTATGGCGTGTGTGCAGAAATTGCCTGCCTACTGCTGCTGCATTACTAGGGAGACATGTTGATGTTAGCCCTATTTGTTCTTGGTGTCATTCACAAGTTGAAGATGATATGCACGTACTTTTTAGATGTTGCTTTGCTAAAGATCTGTGGGCGGAAATTGGTTTCAGTCAGTTGGTCTCAGATTATGCAGATGATACAGTGTTCACTCTGTTAAATCGAGTGTTTCAGCTAGGAACTAAAGAACAACTGGTCATGGTGGGTCTCTTGTGCTGGAATTTATGGCAGAGAAGGAATACATGGGTGTGGAATCGAGTGAACTTGTCAATCTTTGGAATTAAATCTAAATCTTGTCATATGTTGGCAGAGTGGAATCGAGCAAAGGGATTAAGTGCTAGGAAAGTGACACAACAAGAATGTGGCAATCGGGTATGGTGTAAGCCCAGTACAGGATGGATAAAAATTAACACGAATGCAGCTTGTCTGGTAGGATCTGATCGTGTAGGAGTTGGTTGTGTTGTGAGAGATGAAAGGGGTAGATTTGTTCGATCCAGGACCAATATCTTTATGCAGCAAATGCAACCACGGGAAGCAGAAGCTATGGGACTGAGAGAGGCTCTTTCTTGGGTTAAAGAGTGGAGAAATAACAAGTGTGTTTTTGAATGCAATGCAAAGCTCTTGGTCGACGCAGTCAACGGAGGTGCAGGAAAATCTTACTTTGACACAATTGTTGATGATTGTCGGGATATACTTAAACACTTTGAAGAAGTGTCTATTACTTTTGTTTATAGAGCTGCGAATACTGCAGCTCATATGTTAGCTAGGGCTGCACATTCTATGTCAGATTCTCAGGAATGGTTATCTACTGCTCCTGaattcatttcatgtaatcttATTTCGAAAGGAATCTAATATATGCAAGTgctttatttcaaaaaaaaagtCTGGAATCTCCCGATGGGGGCGG is a genomic window containing:
- the LOC141715062 gene encoding uncharacterized protein LOC141715062, encoding MKRLSQRRSGVAGLKIDISKDYDRLEWGFIRNMLKKIGFTESWCSRVMGLIETVSYSFLQNCEVFGVVVPQRGVRQGDPISPSIYILYAEGLSSIIRRNEDVGLIHGYTIARGAPRISHLLFADDYYFFFIAVPAEAIVMKRILDRYENISGQMVNYSKLAVTFSKNTREENRREVCDQLGVQETRNPGTYLGMPMYIGRRKTALFSGLVDKVEQKIHTWQNQTLSEAGKVTLLKTGAQAIPNFWMNMLLIPATVCEGLERRMNNFWWGNGRSVKGVKWMSWDKLCEVKEAGGLGFKKVRTFNISMLAKQAWRLVTNANPLVISKMRARNCLPTAAALLGRHVDVSPICSWCHSQVEDDMHVLFRCCFAKDLWAEIGFSQLVSDYADDTVFTLLNRVFQLGTKEQLVMVGLLCWNLWQRRNTWVWNRVNLSIFGIKSKSCHMLAEWNRAKGLSARKVTQQECGNRVWCKPSTGWIKINTNAACLVGSDRVGVGCVVRDERGRFVRSRTNIFMQQMQPREAEAMGLREALSWVKEWRNNKCVFECNAKLLVDAVNGGAGKSYFDTIVDDCRDILKHFEEVSITFVYRAANTAAHMLARAAHSMSDSQEWLSTAPEFISCNLISKGI